A single genomic interval of Pseudomonas sp. FeN3W harbors:
- a CDS encoding DUF2892 domain-containing protein: protein MNNKSSNHQNQNVHGWERAMSLAGGLYFLAKGLSRGGLGGLLQLGIGGLALSRGITGHCEAKRVFNEINEQAGMAEGRSHQMPFERSEKDSQQLQANAAAATNGTSVTGNDSLKSPPAGV, encoded by the coding sequence ATGAACAACAAGTCCTCGAACCACCAGAATCAGAACGTCCACGGCTGGGAGCGCGCCATGTCCCTGGCCGGCGGGCTGTATTTCCTTGCCAAGGGCCTCAGCCGCGGCGGCCTGGGCGGACTACTGCAGCTGGGCATCGGCGGGCTGGCGCTGTCGCGCGGCATAACCGGGCACTGCGAAGCCAAGCGCGTGTTCAATGAAATCAACGAACAGGCCGGCATGGCCGAAGGCCGCTCGCACCAGATGCCGTTCGAACGCTCGGAAAAGGATAGTCAGCAACTGCAGGCCAATGCCGCGGCTGCCACCAACGGCACCAGCGTAACCGGCAATGACAGCCTGAAAAGTCCGCCCGCCGGCGTCTGA
- the acs gene encoding acetate--CoA ligase, with product MSAASVYPVRPEVAAQSLTNEASYKAMYQQSVINPEGFWREQAARLDWIRPFTEVKRTSFDDHHVDIKWFADGTLNVSANCLDRHLAERGDQVAIIWEGDDPSEHREITYRELHQEVSKFANALRGQDVHRGDVVTLYMPMIPEAAVAMLACARIGAIHSVVFGGFSPEALAGRIIDGQSKIVITADEGIRGGKPVPLKENVDEALTNPQTSCVQKIIVVRRTGADIRWHSHRDICYDDLMHVAGEVCAPKEMGAEEPLFILYTSGSTGKPKGVLHTCGGYLLYAALTHERVFDYRPGEVYWCTADIGWITGHSYLIYGPLANGATTLMYEGVPNHPDVTRIARIIDKHKVNILYTAPTAIRAMMAEGAAAVEGGDGSSLRLLGTVGEPINPEAWHWYYETVGQSRCPIVDTWWQTETGGILISPLPGATALKPGSATRPLFGVVPGLVDNLGNLLEGPAEGNLVILDSWPGQMRTIYKDHDRFVDTYFKTFRGMYFTGDGARRDEDGYYWITGRVDDVLNVSGHRMGTAEIESAMVAHARVAEAAAVGVPHALKGQAIYVYVTLVSGVEPTDALRQELQQWVRKEIGPIAVPDVIQWAPGLPKTRSGKIMRRLLRKIAADDYDALGDTSTLADPGVVDQLIEAHEAVKMR from the coding sequence ATGAGCGCTGCGTCCGTATATCCGGTTCGGCCCGAGGTGGCCGCTCAGTCACTGACCAACGAAGCCAGTTACAAGGCCATGTACCAGCAGTCGGTGATCAACCCTGAAGGATTCTGGCGCGAGCAGGCGGCGCGGCTGGACTGGATCCGGCCTTTCACCGAGGTCAAGCGTACCTCCTTCGACGATCACCACGTGGACATCAAATGGTTCGCCGACGGTACGCTCAATGTCTCGGCCAATTGTCTGGATCGGCACCTGGCCGAGCGCGGCGATCAGGTGGCAATCATCTGGGAGGGCGATGATCCTTCCGAGCATCGCGAGATCACCTATCGCGAGCTGCACCAGGAAGTCAGCAAGTTCGCCAATGCCCTGCGCGGGCAGGATGTTCACCGCGGCGACGTGGTGACCCTCTACATGCCGATGATTCCCGAGGCGGCGGTGGCGATGCTGGCGTGCGCGCGCATCGGCGCGATCCACTCGGTGGTGTTCGGTGGCTTCTCCCCGGAAGCGCTGGCCGGGCGCATCATCGATGGTCAGTCGAAGATCGTGATCACCGCCGACGAAGGCATTCGCGGCGGCAAACCGGTGCCGCTCAAGGAGAACGTCGACGAGGCGCTGACCAACCCGCAGACCAGCTGCGTGCAGAAGATCATCGTCGTGCGCCGCACGGGGGCCGACATCCGCTGGCACTCGCATCGCGACATCTGCTACGACGATCTGATGCACGTGGCCGGTGAGGTCTGCGCACCGAAGGAGATGGGGGCCGAGGAGCCGCTGTTCATCCTTTATACCTCAGGCTCCACGGGCAAGCCGAAGGGTGTTCTGCATACCTGCGGCGGCTATCTGCTCTATGCCGCGCTGACCCATGAGCGGGTGTTCGACTACCGCCCCGGGGAGGTCTATTGGTGCACGGCCGATATCGGCTGGATCACCGGGCACAGCTACCTGATCTACGGCCCGCTGGCCAACGGTGCGACGACGCTGATGTACGAAGGCGTGCCGAATCATCCGGACGTTACGCGCATCGCCCGGATCATCGACAAGCACAAGGTGAACATCCTCTACACGGCGCCCACGGCGATCCGCGCCATGATGGCCGAGGGGGCCGCGGCGGTGGAGGGGGGCGACGGCTCCAGCCTGCGCCTGCTCGGCACGGTGGGCGAACCGATCAATCCCGAGGCGTGGCACTGGTATTACGAAACGGTCGGACAATCGCGCTGCCCCATCGTCGATACTTGGTGGCAGACCGAGACCGGCGGCATCCTGATCAGCCCGCTACCGGGGGCTACTGCGCTCAAGCCGGGCTCCGCCACGCGCCCGCTGTTCGGCGTGGTGCCGGGGTTGGTGGACAACCTCGGCAATCTGCTCGAAGGCCCTGCCGAGGGCAATCTGGTGATCCTCGACTCCTGGCCGGGACAGATGCGCACCATCTACAAGGACCACGACCGCTTCGTCGACACCTACTTCAAGACCTTCCGCGGCATGTACTTCACCGGCGACGGCGCGCGCCGCGACGAGGATGGCTATTACTGGATCACCGGAAGGGTGGATGACGTGCTCAATGTGTCCGGGCACCGCATGGGCACCGCGGAGATCGAAAGCGCCATGGTCGCCCATGCCAGGGTGGCCGAAGCTGCAGCGGTGGGCGTTCCGCATGCGCTGAAGGGGCAGGCGATATACGTGTATGTGACCTTGGTCAGCGGTGTGGAGCCCACGGATGCGTTGCGTCAGGAGTTGCAGCAATGGGTGCGCAAGGAGATCGGGCCGATCGCCGTGCCGGATGTGATCCAGTGGGCCCCTGGGCTGCCGAAGACGCGCTCCGGCAAGATCATGCGCCGGCTGCTGCGCAAGATCGCCGCGGACGACTATGACGCGCTGGGCGACACCTCGACCCTGGCCGATCCTGGTGTGGTCGATCAGCTGATCGAGGCCCATGAGGCGGTGAAGATGCGCTGA
- a CDS encoding TRAP transporter substrate-binding protein has translation MARLTRGITRLLAASALFTVLGAQADPILIKFSHITADSTPKGQGALMFKKLVEERLPGQVEVQVFANSSLYGDGKEMEALLMNEVQLLAPAPSKLEQYTKQLQLFDLMFLFDDMAAAQRFQQSDKGRAMLKSMEDKGITGLAYWLNGMRHFTANKPLREPADARGLKFRVQPSDLQAAQYTALRAVPRKMAFAEIYQGLQTGVVNAQDNPWSNIYSQKYHEVQKYITESGHGIGNYLLITNTRFWNGLPADVRGELETIIDEVTVEVNRQAEALNEKAKQGVIDSGKSEILVLTDEQRARWREAVQPAWNKFEDEIGKELIEAAQAANDAS, from the coding sequence ATGGCACGACTCACCCGTGGCATCACCCGCCTGCTCGCCGCTTCGGCACTGTTCACCGTGCTCGGCGCCCAGGCCGATCCGATCCTGATCAAGTTCTCCCACATCACCGCCGACAGCACGCCGAAAGGCCAGGGTGCGCTGATGTTCAAGAAGCTCGTGGAAGAGCGCCTGCCCGGTCAGGTGGAAGTGCAGGTGTTCGCCAACTCCTCGCTGTATGGCGACGGCAAGGAGATGGAGGCGCTGCTGATGAACGAGGTGCAGCTGCTGGCGCCGGCACCGTCGAAGCTCGAGCAGTACACCAAGCAGCTGCAGCTGTTCGACCTGATGTTCCTGTTCGACGACATGGCCGCGGCGCAGCGCTTCCAGCAGTCGGACAAGGGCCGCGCGATGCTCAAGTCCATGGAGGACAAGGGCATCACCGGCCTGGCCTACTGGCTCAACGGCATGCGCCACTTCACTGCCAACAAGCCGCTGCGCGAGCCGGCCGATGCCCGCGGGTTGAAATTCCGTGTGCAGCCGTCGGACCTGCAGGCCGCGCAGTACACCGCCCTGCGTGCCGTGCCGCGCAAGATGGCCTTCGCTGAGATATACCAGGGCCTGCAGACCGGCGTGGTCAATGCCCAGGACAATCCCTGGTCGAACATCTACAGCCAGAAGTACCACGAGGTGCAGAAGTACATCACCGAATCCGGCCACGGCATCGGCAACTACCTGCTGATCACCAACACCAGGTTCTGGAACGGCCTGCCCGCGGATGTGCGCGGCGAGCTGGAGACGATCATCGATGAGGTTACCGTGGAGGTGAATCGCCAGGCCGAAGCGCTGAACGAGAAGGCCAAGCAGGGCGTCATCGACTCGGGCAAGAGCGAGATTCTGGTGCTCACCGACGAGCAGCGCGCCCGCTGGCGCGAGGCGGTGCAGCCAGCCTGGAACAAGTTCGAGGACGAGATCGGCAAGGAGCTGATCGAGGCGGCCCAGGCGGCCAACGATGCGTCCTGA
- a CDS encoding LysR family transcriptional regulator, whose product MRRIDFVTLRLFVAIAETRSLTRAAEREHLALAAVSKRVSDLEGQLGVSLLYRQPKGVELTPAGHALLHHARNLLDNLQQLDADLSEFSQGVKGHVRIHANTSAVIEFLPEDLSAFAHQHPEVKIDLEERVSSDTLRALREGLTDIGIFAGHMPAEDLQVFPYREDRLVLVTPREHPLAGRECIALREAAGFDFIGLQQDASLHALLQQSAQQMGTPLRLRIQVRSFEAICRMIHTGMGIGVLPEQVVRNYLPALDVAIVPLSDAWARRELKLGVRNLESLSVTARQMLEHLTAREGNG is encoded by the coding sequence ATGCGTCGCATCGATTTCGTCACCCTTCGGCTGTTCGTCGCCATCGCCGAGACCCGCAGTCTGACCCGCGCCGCCGAGCGCGAGCACCTCGCCCTGGCGGCGGTGAGCAAGCGCGTCAGCGATCTGGAAGGGCAGCTCGGTGTCAGCCTGCTCTATCGCCAACCCAAGGGCGTCGAGCTGACACCGGCCGGCCACGCGCTGCTGCACCATGCGCGCAACCTGTTGGACAATCTGCAACAGCTGGACGCCGATTTGAGCGAGTTCAGCCAGGGCGTGAAGGGCCATGTGCGCATCCACGCCAACACCTCAGCGGTGATCGAGTTCCTGCCCGAGGACCTGAGCGCCTTTGCCCACCAGCATCCGGAGGTGAAGATCGACCTGGAGGAGCGGGTCAGCAGTGACACCCTGCGTGCGCTGCGCGAGGGGCTGACCGATATCGGCATCTTCGCCGGGCACATGCCGGCCGAGGACCTGCAGGTGTTTCCCTACCGCGAGGATCGGCTGGTGCTGGTCACGCCACGCGAGCATCCGCTGGCCGGCCGCGAATGCATTGCATTGCGCGAGGCGGCAGGCTTCGACTTCATCGGCCTGCAGCAGGACGCCTCGCTGCATGCCCTGCTGCAGCAGTCGGCACAGCAGATGGGTACACCGCTGCGCCTGCGCATCCAGGTGCGCAGCTTCGAGGCGATCTGCCGGATGATCCATACCGGCATGGGCATCGGCGTGCTGCCCGAGCAAGTGGTGCGCAACTACCTGCCGGCGCTGGACGTGGCCATCGTGCCGTTGAGCGATGCCTGGGCGCGACGGGAGCTGAAGCTGGGCGTGCGCAATCTGGAAAGCCTGTCGGTGACTGCCCGGCAGATGCTCGAGCACCTCACCGCTCGCGAAGGCAATGGCTGA
- a CDS encoding CaiB/BaiF CoA-transferase family protein: protein MSEQTDKNLPLQGLKVIEMGQLIAGPFASKLLGEFGADVIKIEPPKVGDPLRKWRKLKDGTSLWWHVQSRNKRSVTLDLKAAEGQEIVRQLVAEADILVENFRPGTLEEWGLGWDELSKLNPRLIMLRISGYGQTGPYRDLPGFGVIGEAMGGLRHLSGYPGQPPVRVGVSIGDSLSSLYGVIGVLLALQERNRSGQGQEIDVALYESVFAMMESLVPEYDAFGYVREPAGSALPGITPSNSYLCNDGAYVLIAGNGDSIYKRLMILMGRQDLADDPRFAHNDGRAQHAELIDAAIGEWTLRHDRDAVIEALKGARVPAGYPYTAADIVKDPHYLARQMIERVETFAGPLKVPGVLPKLSRTPGRIGEGGPQLGEHTDDVLAGLGLTDEQRQGLRERGII, encoded by the coding sequence ATGAGCGAACAGACAGACAAGAACCTGCCGCTGCAGGGCCTCAAGGTGATCGAGATGGGCCAGCTGATCGCCGGCCCTTTCGCCAGCAAGCTGCTCGGCGAATTCGGCGCCGATGTGATCAAGATCGAGCCGCCCAAGGTCGGCGACCCGCTGCGCAAGTGGCGCAAGCTCAAGGACGGCACCTCGCTCTGGTGGCATGTGCAGTCACGCAACAAGCGCTCGGTGACGCTCGATCTCAAGGCCGCGGAAGGCCAGGAAATCGTCCGCCAGCTGGTGGCCGAAGCCGACATTCTGGTGGAGAACTTCCGCCCTGGCACGCTGGAAGAATGGGGCCTGGGCTGGGATGAGCTGTCGAAGCTGAACCCGCGGCTGATCATGCTGCGCATTTCCGGATATGGCCAGACCGGCCCCTATCGCGACCTGCCGGGCTTCGGCGTGATCGGCGAAGCCATGGGTGGCCTGCGCCACCTGTCCGGCTATCCGGGCCAGCCGCCGGTGCGGGTTGGCGTCAGCATCGGCGATTCGCTGTCCTCGCTGTACGGCGTGATCGGTGTATTGCTCGCCCTGCAGGAGCGCAACCGCAGCGGCCAGGGCCAGGAGATCGACGTGGCGCTGTACGAGTCGGTGTTCGCCATGATGGAAAGCCTCGTGCCCGAATACGACGCCTTCGGCTACGTACGCGAGCCGGCTGGCAGCGCCCTGCCCGGCATCACCCCGTCCAATTCCTATTTGTGCAACGACGGCGCCTACGTGCTGATCGCCGGCAATGGCGACAGCATCTACAAGCGCCTGATGATCCTGATGGGCCGCCAGGACCTGGCCGACGACCCGCGCTTCGCCCACAACGACGGCCGCGCGCAGCACGCCGAACTGATCGACGCGGCCATCGGCGAGTGGACCCTCCGCCACGACCGCGACGCGGTGATCGAAGCACTCAAGGGCGCCCGCGTGCCGGCCGGCTATCCCTACACCGCCGCCGATATCGTCAAGGACCCGCACTACCTGGCGCGGCAGATGATCGAGCGGGTCGAGACCTTCGCCGGCCCACTCAAGGTGCCGGGCGTGCTGCCCAAGCTGTCGCGCACCCCGGGACGCATCGGCGAGGGCGGCCCGCAACTGGGCGAGCACACCGACGACGTGCTGGCCGGCCTCGGCCTCACCGATGAACAACGCCAGGGCCTGCGCGAGCGCGGGATCATCTGA
- a CDS encoding hydroxymethylglutaryl-CoA lyase: MSKRLHIQEVATRDGFQIEAAFVPTEAKIALIDRLSQTGLAKIEVTSFTSPKAIPNLRDAEDVMRGIRRAEGVEYTVLVPNVKGCERALACEVDEINLVMSASDTHGLANLRMTPEQSLVQFREIIEVTRGSGVFINASLSTTFGCPFEGDVPERRIYELVQRLLEIGVQGITLCDTTGMADPAQVERICREALNSWPQAIFTAHFHNTRGMGLANALAALNAGIDRFDASLGGLGGCPYAPGASGNICTEDLVHMFQRMGLDTGVDLDRLLQCAADLPQLVGHDVPGAVLKAGKADRRHPKPKWMEEAGL, translated from the coding sequence ATGAGCAAACGCCTGCATATCCAGGAAGTCGCCACCCGCGACGGCTTCCAGATCGAAGCGGCCTTCGTGCCGACCGAAGCCAAGATCGCCCTGATCGACCGCCTCTCGCAGACCGGGCTGGCGAAGATCGAGGTCACCTCCTTCACCTCGCCCAAGGCTATCCCCAACCTGCGCGACGCCGAGGACGTGATGCGCGGCATCCGCCGTGCGGAAGGCGTCGAGTACACCGTGCTGGTGCCCAACGTGAAGGGCTGCGAGCGCGCGCTGGCCTGTGAGGTGGACGAGATCAACCTGGTGATGTCGGCCAGCGACACCCACGGCCTGGCCAACCTGCGCATGACGCCCGAACAGTCGCTGGTGCAGTTCCGCGAAATCATCGAAGTCACTCGCGGCAGTGGCGTGTTCATCAACGCCTCGCTGTCGACCACCTTCGGCTGCCCCTTCGAGGGCGACGTGCCCGAGCGGCGCATCTATGAGCTGGTGCAACGCCTGCTGGAGATCGGCGTGCAGGGCATCACCCTCTGCGACACCACCGGCATGGCCGACCCGGCGCAGGTCGAGCGTATCTGCCGCGAAGCGCTGAACAGCTGGCCACAGGCAATATTCACCGCACACTTCCACAACACCCGCGGCATGGGCCTGGCCAACGCGCTGGCAGCGCTGAACGCCGGCATCGACCGCTTCGACGCCTCTCTCGGCGGACTCGGCGGCTGCCCTTACGCGCCAGGCGCCAGCGGCAATATCTGCACGGAAGATCTCGTGCATATGTTCCAGCGCATGGGCCTAGACACCGGCGTCGATCTCGACCGCCTGCTGCAATGCGCCGCCGACCTGCCCCAACTGGTCGGCCACGACGTGCCGGGCGCGGTACTCAAGGCCGGCAAGGCCGACCGTCGTCATCCGAAACCGAAGTGGATGGAGGAAGCTGGCCTTTGA
- a CDS encoding alpha/beta hydrolase, whose product MSRYAMVSTPVLDIAYLEWNPRGQQVAVLVHGWPDCAESWTEVAERLAAAGYRVLCPTLRGFGQTRFRDPLTPRSGQLAALGRDLLDFIDALRLGQPVLVGHDWGARAVANACGLRHHAAARLVMLAVGYGTNDPNQHISLSQARNYWYHWYMATPRGEQTVIEDRAALTRLLWDTWSPAGWYSEADFIQALDAFDNPDWAAVVLHSYRHRWGFVDGDPAYASDEALLQPPPVLAVPTLVLHGEADTCNAPETSAGREVLFSGPYHRQLLPHVGHFPQREAPQAVAEAILQFCQGD is encoded by the coding sequence ATGAGTCGTTACGCCATGGTCAGCACACCGGTGCTGGATATCGCTTATCTCGAATGGAACCCCCGTGGCCAGCAAGTGGCCGTGCTTGTACACGGCTGGCCGGATTGTGCCGAGAGCTGGACCGAAGTCGCCGAGCGCCTGGCCGCGGCCGGCTACCGGGTGCTCTGCCCGACGCTGCGCGGCTTTGGCCAGACACGCTTTCGCGACCCGCTGACCCCACGCAGCGGCCAACTGGCCGCACTGGGGCGCGATCTGCTGGATTTCATCGATGCGCTGCGCCTCGGCCAACCGGTGCTGGTCGGCCATGACTGGGGCGCACGGGCGGTGGCGAATGCCTGCGGACTGCGCCATCACGCCGCCGCACGACTGGTGATGCTCGCGGTGGGCTACGGCACCAATGACCCGAACCAGCACATCTCGCTGAGTCAGGCGCGCAACTACTGGTACCACTGGTACATGGCCACCCCGCGCGGCGAGCAGACGGTAATCGAGGATCGTGCGGCCTTGACTCGTTTGCTGTGGGATACCTGGTCACCGGCCGGCTGGTACAGCGAGGCGGATTTCATCCAGGCGCTGGACGCGTTCGACAACCCGGACTGGGCCGCCGTGGTATTGCATTCCTATCGCCACCGCTGGGGCTTCGTCGATGGCGATCCTGCCTATGCATCGGACGAGGCCCTGCTGCAACCGCCACCCGTGCTCGCCGTGCCGACGCTGGTGCTGCACGGCGAGGCGGATACCTGCAACGCACCGGAAACCTCGGCCGGGCGTGAGGTCTTGTTCAGCGGCCCATACCACCGACAGCTATTGCCACACGTCGGCCATTTTCCCCAGCGCGAAGCGCCGCAGGCAGTGGCCGAGGCGATTCTGCAGTTCTGTCAGGGGGATTGA
- a CDS encoding TRAP transporter substrate-binding protein — protein sequence MLSNKLKALACALSFTVAGLVHAAETASAPVTIKFAHVVADNTPKGQGALLFKKLAEERLPGKVKVEVYPNSSLFGDGKEMEALLLGDVHMLAPSLAKFEHYAKAIQIYDLPFLFDDLAAADRFQSGPQGKALLRAMEDKNITGLAYWHNGMKQLSANKPLREPKDARGLKFRVQASAVLDEQFKAVRANPRKMSFAEVYQGLQTGVVNGTENTWSNYESQKVHEVQPYMTASDHGLIDYMVITNTEFWNGLPDDVRGELETIMDEVTAEVNRQADDLNQQARQAIAASGKTEIIELTPEQRAMWREAMKPVWKKFESDIGAELIEAAQAANRS from the coding sequence ATGCTGAGTAACAAGCTCAAGGCACTCGCCTGCGCGCTTTCTTTCACCGTTGCCGGGCTGGTGCATGCCGCCGAGACGGCGTCCGCCCCCGTAACTATCAAATTCGCCCACGTGGTGGCGGACAACACACCGAAGGGGCAGGGCGCCCTGCTGTTCAAGAAACTCGCCGAGGAACGCCTGCCGGGCAAGGTGAAGGTCGAGGTCTACCCCAACTCCTCGCTGTTCGGCGACGGTAAGGAAATGGAGGCGCTGCTGCTCGGCGATGTGCACATGCTGGCGCCGTCGCTGGCCAAGTTCGAGCATTACGCCAAGGCCATCCAGATCTATGACCTGCCGTTCCTGTTCGATGACCTGGCGGCTGCCGATCGTTTCCAGAGCGGCCCGCAGGGCAAGGCGCTATTGCGCGCTATGGAGGACAAGAACATCACCGGCCTGGCCTACTGGCACAACGGGATGAAGCAGCTCTCGGCGAACAAGCCGCTGCGCGAGCCGAAGGATGCCCGTGGGCTGAAGTTCCGCGTGCAGGCTTCCGCCGTGCTCGACGAGCAGTTCAAGGCGGTGCGCGCCAACCCGCGCAAGATGAGCTTCGCCGAGGTCTACCAGGGCCTGCAGACCGGCGTGGTCAACGGCACCGAGAACACCTGGTCGAACTACGAAAGCCAGAAGGTGCACGAGGTTCAGCCCTACATGACCGCGTCCGACCACGGCCTGATCGACTACATGGTGATCACCAACACCGAGTTCTGGAACGGCCTGCCGGATGACGTGCGCGGCGAGCTGGAAACGATCATGGATGAGGTTACTGCCGAGGTGAACCGCCAGGCCGACGACCTCAACCAGCAGGCACGCCAGGCCATCGCGGCCTCCGGCAAGACCGAGATCATCGAACTGACCCCCGAGCAGCGCGCGATGTGGCGCGAGGCGATGAAACCGGTATGGAAGAAATTCGAGAGCGACATCGGCGCCGAACTGATCGAAGCGGCGCAGGCGGCCAACCGCTCCTGA
- a CDS encoding CoA ester lyase, protein MNSSIIRSALFVPATRPERIPKALASGADAVIVDLEDAVAENLKAEARGNLDAFLAANSDARVLVRINAPTHAEQAADLALCARHAGVAGVLLPKVESAVQVALAASCGKPVWPIVESARGLANLAEIAHAQGVERLSFGALDLGLDLGLANGTAGAERMLDQARYALLLQSRLVGLAAPLDSVFPDIKNLEGLARAAADARDMGFGGLLCIHPSQVAVVHETLMPSAAELDWAQRILAAGASGDGVFVVDGQMVDAPVIGRARRLLQRAGQAVP, encoded by the coding sequence ATGAACTCATCGATCATCCGCAGCGCACTGTTCGTCCCGGCGACCCGCCCGGAGCGCATTCCCAAGGCGCTGGCGAGCGGTGCCGACGCGGTCATCGTCGACCTCGAGGATGCGGTCGCGGAGAACCTCAAGGCTGAGGCGCGGGGCAACCTCGATGCCTTCCTCGCTGCCAACTCGGACGCGCGCGTGCTGGTGCGCATCAACGCGCCAACCCATGCCGAGCAGGCCGCGGACCTGGCGCTCTGTGCCCGTCATGCCGGCGTCGCCGGCGTGCTGCTGCCGAAGGTCGAAAGCGCGGTGCAGGTTGCGCTGGCGGCCAGCTGCGGCAAGCCGGTCTGGCCAATCGTCGAAAGTGCCCGCGGGCTGGCCAATCTGGCGGAAATCGCCCATGCCCAGGGTGTCGAGCGGCTGTCCTTCGGCGCGCTGGACCTGGGCCTCGATCTCGGCCTGGCCAATGGCACCGCCGGCGCCGAGCGCATGCTTGACCAGGCACGCTATGCGCTGCTGCTGCAGTCGCGATTGGTCGGGCTGGCAGCACCGCTGGACAGCGTCTTCCCCGACATCAAGAACCTCGAAGGCCTCGCCCGTGCCGCTGCCGACGCGCGTGACATGGGTTTTGGCGGCCTGCTGTGCATCCATCCGAGCCAGGTCGCCGTGGTGCACGAAACCCTGATGCCCAGTGCTGCGGAACTGGACTGGGCGCAACGTATCCTCGCCGCCGGAGCTTCCGGCGATGGGGTTTTCGTAGTGGACGGACAGATGGTCGATGCACCGGTCATCGGCCGTGCCCGTCGCCTGCTGCAACGTGCCGGGCAAGCGGTGCCCTGA
- a CDS encoding CaiB/BaiF CoA-transferase family protein produces MNDTTAKPRPLDGITVVSLEHAIAAPFCTRQLADLGARVIKVERPGAGDFARGYDERVDGLASHFVWTNRSKESLTLDVKQDVAAQVLDQLLAGADVLVQNLAPGAAARMGLSFEALHERFPRLIVCDISGYGEGGPYEQKKAYDLLIQSEGGFLSVTGGPGETEMAKAGCSIADIAAGMYAYTGVLSALMLRDKTGEGSRVDVSMLESLVEWMGYPLYYAYKGATPPPRAGAAHATIYPYGPFPTGDGGTVMLGLQNEREWLAFCDKVLLQPGLAQDERFSSNARRSEHRTELRALIVEAFSHLSAEEVIARLDAAPIANAHVNDMAGVWAHPQLKARQRWSEVDSPAGRLPALLPPGRNSAFAPRMDPIPALGQHTDSLLAELGYAPGDIQRLHEQGAV; encoded by the coding sequence ATGAACGATACAACCGCCAAACCCCGCCCGCTCGATGGCATCACCGTGGTCAGCCTCGAGCACGCCATCGCCGCGCCGTTCTGCACGCGCCAGCTGGCCGACCTCGGTGCGCGGGTGATCAAGGTCGAGCGCCCCGGTGCCGGCGATTTCGCCCGCGGCTACGACGAGCGGGTCGACGGCCTGGCCTCGCATTTCGTCTGGACCAACCGCTCCAAGGAAAGCCTGACCCTGGACGTGAAGCAGGACGTCGCCGCGCAGGTGCTCGACCAGCTGTTGGCGGGTGCCGACGTGCTGGTGCAGAACCTCGCGCCCGGTGCCGCAGCGCGCATGGGGCTGTCCTTCGAGGCGCTGCACGAGCGTTTCCCGCGGCTGATCGTCTGCGACATCTCCGGCTACGGCGAGGGCGGCCCCTATGAACAGAAAAAGGCCTACGACCTGCTGATCCAGAGCGAGGGCGGCTTTCTCTCCGTCACCGGCGGGCCGGGCGAGACCGAGATGGCCAAGGCTGGCTGCTCCATCGCCGACATCGCCGCGGGCATGTACGCCTACACTGGCGTGCTCTCGGCGCTGATGCTGCGCGACAAGACGGGCGAGGGCAGCCGCGTCGACGTTTCCATGCTGGAAAGCCTGGTGGAGTGGATGGGCTACCCGTTGTACTACGCCTACAAGGGCGCGACGCCGCCGCCGCGTGCCGGCGCCGCGCACGCCACCATCTACCCTTACGGCCCGTTCCCTACCGGCGACGGCGGCACGGTGATGCTCGGCCTGCAGAACGAGCGCGAGTGGTTGGCGTTTTGCGACAAGGTGCTGCTGCAGCCGGGGCTGGCGCAGGACGAGCGCTTCTCGAGCAACGCCCGGCGTTCGGAGCATCGCACCGAATTGCGTGCGCTCATCGTCGAGGCGTTCAGCCACCTTAGCGCCGAGGAGGTGATCGCCCGGCTGGATGCCGCGCCTATTGCCAATGCGCATGTCAACGACATGGCCGGTGTCTGGGCGCATCCGCAGCTCAAGGCCCGCCAGCGCTGGAGCGAGGTGGACAGCCCGGCCGGTCGCCTGCCTGCGCTGCTGCCGCCGGGACGCAACAGCGCCTTCGCCCCGCGTATGGACCCGATCCCCGCGCTGGGCCAGCACACCGATAGCCTGCTGGCCGAACTGGGCTACGCCCCTGGTGACATTCAGCGCTTGCACGAGCAGGGCGCGGTATGA